The following coding sequences are from one Neovison vison isolate M4711 chromosome X, ASM_NN_V1, whole genome shotgun sequence window:
- the BCOR gene encoding BCL-6 corepressor isoform X3 yields MLSATPLYGNVHSWMNSERVRMCGINEDRKIPVNDGDASKARLELREENPLNHNVVEATTAHRIDGLAALSMDRTGLIREGLRVPGNIVYSSLCGLGSEKGREAATSTLGGLGFSSERNPEMQFKPNTPETVEASAVSGKAPNGFSAIYKTPPGIQKSAVPTAETLGLDRPASDKQSPLNINGASYLRLPWVNPYMEGATPAIYPFLDSPNKYSLNMYKALLPQQSYSLAQPLYSPVCTNGERFLYLPPPHYVSPHIPSSLASPMRLSTPSASPAIPPLVHCADKSLPWKMGVSPGNPVESHAYPHIQNSKQPRVPSTKGVTSGLPGDTALLLPPSPRPSPRVHLPSQPTADTYSEFHKHYARISTSPSVTLSKPYMTVSSEFPSARLSNGKYPKGPEGVEGAQSVPGHTRKAAGQDRKDGGSPPLLEKQTVTKDVTDKPLDLSSKVVDVDASKADHMKKMAPTVLVHSRAGSGLVLSGSEIPKETLSPPGNGCAIYRSEIISTAPSSWVVPGPSPNEENNGKGLPLKNKALDWAIPQQRSSSCPRMGGTDAVVTNVSGSVSSAGRPASASPAPNANADGCKTSRSSVDTTPSVIQHVGQPPTTPAKHSSSTSSKGAKASNPEPSFKANENGLPPSSIFLSPNEAFRSPPIPYPRSYLPYPAPEGIAISPLSLHGKGPVYPHPVLLPNGSLFPGHLAPKPGLPYGLPTGRPEFVTYQDALGLGMVHPMLIPHTPIEITKEEKPERRSRSHERRYEDPALRSRFSEMLEASSTKLQPEVPSDKNLKPSPSWNQGKTVVKSDKLVYVDLLREEADAKTEVNTAKPGFAAESVGQSTEPSKPPAEPALQPHRDFVALREELGRISDFHEAYAFKQAPGQSVFSLSKESIPAGTTKENLGLPVSTPFLEPTLANDGPPVTFGKTPEDPKPFCVGSAPPSVDVTPTYTKDGADDAESTDGKVLKPKPSKLAKRIANSAGYVGDRFKCVTTELYADSSQLSREQRALQRAMMRFSELEMKEREGGHPTAKDSEVCKFSPADWDRLKGNQDKKPKSVALEEAIADQNDNERCEYSAGNKHDPFEAPEDKDLPVEKYFVDRQPVSESPTDQAAVDMPHSPTLRLDRKRKVSGDSSLTETAVEEVPEDPLLKAKRRRVSKDDWPEREMTNSSSNHLEDPHYSELTNLKVCIELTGLHPKKQRHLLHLRERWEQQVSAAESKPGRQGRKEVTQAVQPEVTVQGNNSPEEKPGRKRAEAKGNRSWSEESLKSSDNEQGLPVFSGSPPMKSLSSTNASGKKQTQPSCTPASRPPAKQQKIKESQKTDVLCTDEEEDCQAASLLQKFTDNSEKPSGKRLCKTKHLIPQEPRQGLSLAGDYYVENTDGKVTVRRFRKRPEPSSDYDLSPAKQDQKPFDRLQQLLPASQSTQLPRSSSPPETTQSRPMPPEARRLIVNKNAGETLLQRAARLGYEEVVLYCLENKICDVNHRDNAGYCALHEACARGWLNIVRHLLEYGADVNCSAQDGTRPLHDAVENDHLEIVRLLLSYGADPTLATYSGRTIMKMTHSELMEKFLTDYLNDLQGRSDEDSNGSWEFYGSSVCEPDDESGYDVLANPPGPEDQDDDDEAYSDVFEFEFSESPLLPCYNIQVSVAQGPRNWLLLSDVLKKLKMSSRIFRCNFPNVEVVTIAEAEFYRQVSASLLFSCSKDLEAFNPESKELLDLVEFTSELQTLLGSSMEWLHPSDGASDEYWKSKI; encoded by the exons GTGGAGGCCACTACGGCCCATCGGATCGATGGCCTGGCCGCGCTCAGCATGGACCGCACCGGCCTGATCCGGGAAGGGCTGCGTGTCCCCGGCAACATCGTCTATTCTAGCTTGTGCGGACTGGGCTCAGAGAAAGGTCGGGAGGCTGCCACGAGCACTCTGGGTGGTCTTGGGTTCTCGTCCGAGAGAAATCCGGAAATGCAGTTCAAACCGAACACCCCTGAGACGGTGGAGGCTTCCGCTGTCTCCGGAAAGGCCCCCAATGGCTTCAGTGCTATCTACAAAACACCCCCTGGGATACAAAAAAGTGCTGTGCCCACAGCAGAAACGCTGGGCTTGGACAGGCCTGCCAGCGACAAACAGAGCCCTCTCAACATCAATGGTGCTAGTTACCTGCGGCTGCCCTGGGTCAACCCTTACATGGAGGGGGCCACGCCAGCCATCTACCCTTTCCTCGACTCGCCAAATAAGTATTCCCTGAACATGTACAAGGCCTTGCTACCTCAGCAGTCCTACAGCTTGGCCCAGCCGCTGTATTCGCCGGTCTGCACCAACGGGGAGCGCTTTCTCTACCTGCCGCCGCCTCACTACGTCAGTCCCCACATCCCGTCGTCCCTGGCTTCGCCCATGAGGCTCTCGACGCCTTCTGCCTCCCCGGCCATCCCACCTTTGGTCCACTGCGCAGACAAAAGCCTGCCCTGGAAGATGGGCGTCAGTCCTGGGAACCCCGTCGAGTCCCATGCCTATCCCCACATCCAGAACAGTAAGCAGCCGAGGGTGCCCTCCACCAAGGGGGTCACCAGCGGTCTGCCCGGGGACACAGCGCTCCTGCTGCCCCCTTCGCCTCGACCTTCGCCCCGGGTCCACCTTCCCTCCCAACCCACTGCAGACACCTACTCTGAATTTCATAAGCACTACGCCAGGATCTCCACCTCGCCGTCTGTCACCCTGTCGAAGCCATACATGACAGTCAGCAGCGAGTTCCCCTCGGCCAGGCTCTCCAACGGCAAGTATCCGAAGGGCCCAGAAGGGGTCGAAGGGGCCCAGTCGGTTCCCGGGCACACCCGGAAAGCAGCGGGCCAGGACAGAAAAGATGGTGGCTCCCCTCCTCTGTTGGAGAAGCAGACAGTTACCAAAGATGTCACCGATAAGCCACTGGACTTGTCCTCAAAGGTGGTGGACGTGGATGCTTCCAAAGCCGACCACATGAAGAAGATGGCCCCCACGGTCCTTGTGCACAGCCGAGCTGGAAGCGGCTTAGTGCTGTCCGGCAGTGAGATTCCGAAAGAAACCCTATCTCCTCCCGGAAACGGCTGTGCTATCTATAGATCTGAAATCATCAGCACGGCTCCCTCGTCCTGGGTGGTGCCCGGGCCGAGCCCTAATGAAGAGAACAACGGCAAAGGCCTGCCGCTGAAAAACAAGGCTTTGGACTGGGCGATCCCACAGCAGCGGAGCTCATCGTGTCCCCGCATGGGCGGCACGGACGCTGTGGTCACCAATGTCTCGGGCTCGGTCTCGAGTGCCGGCCGCCCAGCCTCTGCGTCGCCGGCCCCCAATGCCAATGCAGATGGCTGCAAGACCAGCAGGAGCTCCGTGGATACCACGCCGTCCGTCATTCAGCACGTGGGCCAGCCCCCGACCACACCTGCCAAGCAcagcagcagcaccagcagcaaGGGCGCCAAAGCCAGCAACCCGGAGCCGAGCTTCAAAGCAAACGAGAATGGCCTCCCGCCAAGCTCGATCTTTCTGTCGCCAAACGAGGCGTTTAGGTCCCCACCGATTCCCTACCCCAGGAGTTACCTCCCTTACCCGGCGCCGGAGGGCATCGCTATAAGCCCCCTCTCCTTACACGGCAAGGGACCTGTCTACCCTCACCCAGTCTTGCTGCCCAACGGCAGTCTATTCCCTGGACACCTTGCCCCGAAGCCCGGACTTCCCTATGGGCTGCCCACAGGCCGACCGGAGTTTGTGACCTACCAGGACGCACTGGGGTTGGGCATGGTGCACCCCATGTTGATACCTCACACGCCCATCGAGATCACTAAGGAGGAGAAACCAGAGAGGAGGTCCCGCTCCCACGAGAGGCGCTACGAGGACCCAGCCCTCCGGAGCCGGTTTTCTGAGATGCTGGAGGCGAGCAGCACCAAGCTCCAGCCAGAAGTCCCTTCCGACAAGAACCTGAAGCCCAGCCCCAGCTGGAACCAAGGGAAAACAGTAGTCAAGAGCGACAAACTTGTCTATGTAGACCTCCTCCGGGAGGAGGCGGACGCTAAAACAGAGGTGAACACGGCCAAGCCGGGCTTTGCAGCCGAGAGCGTGGGCCAGAGCACCGAGCCCAGTAAGCCCCCGGCCGAGCCGGCCCTGCAGCCACACCGCGATTTCGTCGCCCTGAGGGAGGAGTTGGGGCGCATCAGTGATTTTCACGAAGCTTACGCTTTCAAGCAggcccctggccagtcagtcttcAGCTTAAGCAAGGAGAGCATTCCAGCAGGAACCACCAAGGAGAACCTGGGGCTGCCCGTCTCCACTCCCTTCCTGGAGCCGACTCTGGCGAACGATGGCCCACCCGTGACTTTTGGGAAAACCCCAGAGGATCCCAAACCGTTTTGCGTGGGCAGCGCCCCCCCGAGTGTGGACGTCACCCCTACCTATACCAAAGACGGAGCCGACGATGCCGAATCCACCGATGGCAAAGTTCTCAAACCCAAGCCATCGAAGCTGGCAAAGAGGATCGCAAATTCCGCTGGTTACGTGGGTGACCGATTCAAGTGTGTCACTACCGAACTGTATGCAGATTCCAGCCAGCTCAGCCGGGAGCAGCGCGCCTTGCAG CGTGCAATGATGCGCTTCTCAGAGCTggagatgaaagagagagaaggtggccACCCGACAGCCAAAGACTCTGAGGTGTGCAAATTCAGCCCTGCCGACTGGGACAGGTTGAAAGGAAATCAGGACAAAAAGCCAAAGTCGGTCGCCCTGGAAGAGGCCATTGCCGACCAGAATGACAATGAGAGAT gcgAATACAGTGCTGGCAACAAACATGATCCCTTTGAAGCTCCAGAGGACAAAGATCTTCCTGTGGAGAAATATTTCGTGGACAGGCAGCCTGTGAGCGAGTCCCCCACTGACCAGGCGGCTGTGGACATGCCACACAGCCCCACCCTCCGGCTAGACAGAAAGCGCAAAGTATCAGGTGATAGCAGCCTCACCGAGACGGCTGTGGAAGAGGTGCCCGAGGACCCTCTGCTAAAAGCCAAGCGGAGACGGGTCTCCAAAG ATGACTGGCCTGAGAGGGAAATGACAAACAGTTCCTCTAACCACTTAGAAGACCCACATTATAGTGAGCTGACCAACCTGAAGGTGTGCATTGAATTAACAGGGCTCCATCCTAAAAAGCAACGCCACTTGCTGCACCTTAGAGAGCGCTGGGAGCAGCAGGTGTCGGCAGCAGAGAGCAAACCTGGCCGCCAGGGCAGGAAGGAAGTGACCCAGGCGGTTCAGCCTGAGGTCACCGTCCAGGGCAATAACAGCCCCGAAGAGAAACCCGGCAGGAAAAGGGCTGAggccaaaggcaacagaagctgGTCGGAGGAGTCCCTCAAATCCAGTGACAATGAACAAG GCTTGCCTGTGTTCTCCGGCTCTCCGCCCATGAAGAGCCTTTCATCCACCAATGCGAGCGGCAAAAAGCAGACTCAGCCAAGCTGCACGCCAGCCTCGAGGCCGCCTGCCAAAcagcagaaaattaaagaaagccAGAAGACAGATGTGCTGTGCACAGACGAAGAAGAGGATTGCCAGGCTGCCTCCCTGCTGCAGAAATTCACCGACAACAGCGAGAAACCATCCGGGAAGAGACTGTGCAAAACCAAGCATCTGATCCCGCAGGAGCCCAGGCAGGGCTTATCCCTAGCGGGAGACTACTATGTGGAGAACACGGACGGCAAG GTGACCGTCCGGAGGTTCCGGAAGCGGCCTGAGCCCAGTTCCGACTACGATCTGTCACCAGCCAAGCAGGACCAGAAGCCCTTCGACCGTTTGCAACAGTTACTGCCAGCTTCCCAGTCCACGCAGCTGCCGcgctccagctcccctccagagACCACCCAGTCGCGCCCGATGCCTCCAGAAGCTCGGAGACTCATCGTCAATAAGAACGCGGGCGAGACTCTCTTGCAGCGGGCCGCCAGGCTCGGCTACGAG GAGGTGGTCTTGTACTGCCTGGAGAACAAGATCTGTGATGTGAACCATCGAGACAACGCGGGCTACTGTGCCCTGCACGAGGCTTGTGCACGGGGATGGCTCAACATCGTCCGACACCTTCTGGAATACGGCGCGGACGTCAACTGCAGTGCCCAGGATGGAACCAG ACCACTCCATGATGCCGTTGAGAACGATCACTTGGAAATTGTCCGTTTGCTCCTCTCCTATGGTGCTGACCCCACTTTGGCTACGTACTCAGGTAGAACCATCATGAAAATGACCCACAGCGAACTTATGGAAAAGTTTTTAACAG aTTATTTAAATGACCTACAGGGTCGCAGTGACGAAGACTCCAATGGCTCTTGGGAATTCTATGGCAGCTCTGTGTGTG AACCAGATGATGAGAGTGGCTATGATGTTTTAGCGAACCCCCCAGGACCAGAGGAccaggatgatgatgatgaggcCTACAGCGATGTGTTTGAATTTGAGTTTTCGGAAAGCCCCCTCTTACCGTGTTACAACATCCAAGTGTCCGTCGCTCAGGG GCCTCGAAACTGGCTGCTGCTCTCGGACGTGCTCAAGAAGCTGAAAATGTCCTCCCGCATCTTCCGCTGCAATTTCCCCAACGTGGAAGTTGTCACCATCGCTGAGGCCGAATTTTACCGGCAGGTGTCGGCCAGTCTCCTGTTCTCCTGCTCCAAAGACCTGGAGGCCTTTAACCCCGAGAGCAAGGAGCTCTTAGACCTGGTGGAGTTCACCAGCGAGCTGCAGACTCTGCTGGGCTCGTCCATGGAGTGGCTGCACCCGAGCGATGGGGCGTCAGATGAGTACTG gaaatcaAAAATATGA
- the BCOR gene encoding BCL-6 corepressor isoform X2, with protein MLSATPLYGNVHSWMNSERVRMCGINEDRKIPVNDGDASKARLELREENPLNHNVVEATTAHRIDGLAALSMDRTGLIREGLRVPGNIVYSSLCGLGSEKGREAATSTLGGLGFSSERNPEMQFKPNTPETVEASAVSGKAPNGFSAIYKTPPGIQKSAVPTAETLGLDRPASDKQSPLNINGASYLRLPWVNPYMEGATPAIYPFLDSPNKYSLNMYKALLPQQSYSLAQPLYSPVCTNGERFLYLPPPHYVSPHIPSSLASPMRLSTPSASPAIPPLVHCADKSLPWKMGVSPGNPVESHAYPHIQNSKQPRVPSTKGVTSGLPGDTALLLPPSPRPSPRVHLPSQPTADTYSEFHKHYARISTSPSVTLSKPYMTVSSEFPSARLSNGKYPKGPEGVEGAQSVPGHTRKAAGQDRKDGGSPPLLEKQTVTKDVTDKPLDLSSKVVDVDASKADHMKKMAPTVLVHSRAGSGLVLSGSEIPKETLSPPGNGCAIYRSEIISTAPSSWVVPGPSPNEENNGKGLPLKNKALDWAIPQQRSSSCPRMGGTDAVVTNVSGSVSSAGRPASASPAPNANADGCKTSRSSVDTTPSVIQHVGQPPTTPAKHSSSTSSKGAKASNPEPSFKANENGLPPSSIFLSPNEAFRSPPIPYPRSYLPYPAPEGIAISPLSLHGKGPVYPHPVLLPNGSLFPGHLAPKPGLPYGLPTGRPEFVTYQDALGLGMVHPMLIPHTPIEITKEEKPERRSRSHERRYEDPALRSRFSEMLEASSTKLQPEVPSDKNLKPSPSWNQGKTVVKSDKLVYVDLLREEADAKTEVNTAKPGFAAESVGQSTEPSKPPAEPALQPHRDFVALREELGRISDFHEAYAFKQAPGQSVFSLSKESIPAGTTKENLGLPVSTPFLEPTLANDGPPVTFGKTPEDPKPFCVGSAPPSVDVTPTYTKDGADDAESTDGKVLKPKPSKLAKRIANSAGYVGDRFKCVTTELYADSSQLSREQRALQMEGLQEDSILCLPAAYCERAMMRFSELEMKEREGGHPTAKDSEVCKFSPADWDRLKGNQDKKPKSVALEEAIADQNDNERCEYSAGNKHDPFEAPEDKDLPVEKYFVDRQPVSESPTDQAAVDMPHSPTLRLDRKRKVSGDSSLTETAVEEVPEDPLLKAKRRRVSKDDWPEREMTNSSSNHLEDPHYSELTNLKVCIELTGLHPKKQRHLLHLRERWEQQVSAAESKPGRQGRKEVTQAVQPEVTVQGNNSPEEKPGRKRAEAKGNRSWSEESLKSSDNEQGLPVFSGSPPMKSLSSTNASGKKQTQPSCTPASRPPAKQQKIKESQKTDVLCTDEEEDCQAASLLQKFTDNSEKPSGKRLCKTKHLIPQEPRQGLSLAGDYYVENTDGKVTVRRFRKRPEPSSDYDLSPAKQDQKPFDRLQQLLPASQSTQLPRSSSPPETTQSRPMPPEARRLIVNKNAGETLLQRAARLGYEEVVLYCLENKICDVNHRDNAGYCALHEACARGWLNIVRHLLEYGADVNCSAQDGTRPLHDAVENDHLEIVRLLLSYGADPTLATYSGRTIMKMTHSELMEKFLTDYLNDLQGRSDEDSNGSWEFYGSSVCEPDDESGYDVLANPPGPEDQDDDDEAYSDVFEFEFSESPLLPCYNIQVSVAQGPRNWLLLSDVLKKLKMSSRIFRCNFPNVEVVTIAEAEFYRQVSASLLFSCSKDLEAFNPESKELLDLVEFTSELQTLLGSSMEWLHPSDGASDEYW; from the exons GTGGAGGCCACTACGGCCCATCGGATCGATGGCCTGGCCGCGCTCAGCATGGACCGCACCGGCCTGATCCGGGAAGGGCTGCGTGTCCCCGGCAACATCGTCTATTCTAGCTTGTGCGGACTGGGCTCAGAGAAAGGTCGGGAGGCTGCCACGAGCACTCTGGGTGGTCTTGGGTTCTCGTCCGAGAGAAATCCGGAAATGCAGTTCAAACCGAACACCCCTGAGACGGTGGAGGCTTCCGCTGTCTCCGGAAAGGCCCCCAATGGCTTCAGTGCTATCTACAAAACACCCCCTGGGATACAAAAAAGTGCTGTGCCCACAGCAGAAACGCTGGGCTTGGACAGGCCTGCCAGCGACAAACAGAGCCCTCTCAACATCAATGGTGCTAGTTACCTGCGGCTGCCCTGGGTCAACCCTTACATGGAGGGGGCCACGCCAGCCATCTACCCTTTCCTCGACTCGCCAAATAAGTATTCCCTGAACATGTACAAGGCCTTGCTACCTCAGCAGTCCTACAGCTTGGCCCAGCCGCTGTATTCGCCGGTCTGCACCAACGGGGAGCGCTTTCTCTACCTGCCGCCGCCTCACTACGTCAGTCCCCACATCCCGTCGTCCCTGGCTTCGCCCATGAGGCTCTCGACGCCTTCTGCCTCCCCGGCCATCCCACCTTTGGTCCACTGCGCAGACAAAAGCCTGCCCTGGAAGATGGGCGTCAGTCCTGGGAACCCCGTCGAGTCCCATGCCTATCCCCACATCCAGAACAGTAAGCAGCCGAGGGTGCCCTCCACCAAGGGGGTCACCAGCGGTCTGCCCGGGGACACAGCGCTCCTGCTGCCCCCTTCGCCTCGACCTTCGCCCCGGGTCCACCTTCCCTCCCAACCCACTGCAGACACCTACTCTGAATTTCATAAGCACTACGCCAGGATCTCCACCTCGCCGTCTGTCACCCTGTCGAAGCCATACATGACAGTCAGCAGCGAGTTCCCCTCGGCCAGGCTCTCCAACGGCAAGTATCCGAAGGGCCCAGAAGGGGTCGAAGGGGCCCAGTCGGTTCCCGGGCACACCCGGAAAGCAGCGGGCCAGGACAGAAAAGATGGTGGCTCCCCTCCTCTGTTGGAGAAGCAGACAGTTACCAAAGATGTCACCGATAAGCCACTGGACTTGTCCTCAAAGGTGGTGGACGTGGATGCTTCCAAAGCCGACCACATGAAGAAGATGGCCCCCACGGTCCTTGTGCACAGCCGAGCTGGAAGCGGCTTAGTGCTGTCCGGCAGTGAGATTCCGAAAGAAACCCTATCTCCTCCCGGAAACGGCTGTGCTATCTATAGATCTGAAATCATCAGCACGGCTCCCTCGTCCTGGGTGGTGCCCGGGCCGAGCCCTAATGAAGAGAACAACGGCAAAGGCCTGCCGCTGAAAAACAAGGCTTTGGACTGGGCGATCCCACAGCAGCGGAGCTCATCGTGTCCCCGCATGGGCGGCACGGACGCTGTGGTCACCAATGTCTCGGGCTCGGTCTCGAGTGCCGGCCGCCCAGCCTCTGCGTCGCCGGCCCCCAATGCCAATGCAGATGGCTGCAAGACCAGCAGGAGCTCCGTGGATACCACGCCGTCCGTCATTCAGCACGTGGGCCAGCCCCCGACCACACCTGCCAAGCAcagcagcagcaccagcagcaaGGGCGCCAAAGCCAGCAACCCGGAGCCGAGCTTCAAAGCAAACGAGAATGGCCTCCCGCCAAGCTCGATCTTTCTGTCGCCAAACGAGGCGTTTAGGTCCCCACCGATTCCCTACCCCAGGAGTTACCTCCCTTACCCGGCGCCGGAGGGCATCGCTATAAGCCCCCTCTCCTTACACGGCAAGGGACCTGTCTACCCTCACCCAGTCTTGCTGCCCAACGGCAGTCTATTCCCTGGACACCTTGCCCCGAAGCCCGGACTTCCCTATGGGCTGCCCACAGGCCGACCGGAGTTTGTGACCTACCAGGACGCACTGGGGTTGGGCATGGTGCACCCCATGTTGATACCTCACACGCCCATCGAGATCACTAAGGAGGAGAAACCAGAGAGGAGGTCCCGCTCCCACGAGAGGCGCTACGAGGACCCAGCCCTCCGGAGCCGGTTTTCTGAGATGCTGGAGGCGAGCAGCACCAAGCTCCAGCCAGAAGTCCCTTCCGACAAGAACCTGAAGCCCAGCCCCAGCTGGAACCAAGGGAAAACAGTAGTCAAGAGCGACAAACTTGTCTATGTAGACCTCCTCCGGGAGGAGGCGGACGCTAAAACAGAGGTGAACACGGCCAAGCCGGGCTTTGCAGCCGAGAGCGTGGGCCAGAGCACCGAGCCCAGTAAGCCCCCGGCCGAGCCGGCCCTGCAGCCACACCGCGATTTCGTCGCCCTGAGGGAGGAGTTGGGGCGCATCAGTGATTTTCACGAAGCTTACGCTTTCAAGCAggcccctggccagtcagtcttcAGCTTAAGCAAGGAGAGCATTCCAGCAGGAACCACCAAGGAGAACCTGGGGCTGCCCGTCTCCACTCCCTTCCTGGAGCCGACTCTGGCGAACGATGGCCCACCCGTGACTTTTGGGAAAACCCCAGAGGATCCCAAACCGTTTTGCGTGGGCAGCGCCCCCCCGAGTGTGGACGTCACCCCTACCTATACCAAAGACGGAGCCGACGATGCCGAATCCACCGATGGCAAAGTTCTCAAACCCAAGCCATCGAAGCTGGCAAAGAGGATCGCAAATTCCGCTGGTTACGTGGGTGACCGATTCAAGTGTGTCACTACCGAACTGTATGCAGATTCCAGCCAGCTCAGCCGGGAGCAGCGCGCCTTGCAG ATGGAAGGATTACAAGAGGACAGTATTTTATGTCTACCCGCTGCTTACTGTGAG CGTGCAATGATGCGCTTCTCAGAGCTggagatgaaagagagagaaggtggccACCCGACAGCCAAAGACTCTGAGGTGTGCAAATTCAGCCCTGCCGACTGGGACAGGTTGAAAGGAAATCAGGACAAAAAGCCAAAGTCGGTCGCCCTGGAAGAGGCCATTGCCGACCAGAATGACAATGAGAGAT gcgAATACAGTGCTGGCAACAAACATGATCCCTTTGAAGCTCCAGAGGACAAAGATCTTCCTGTGGAGAAATATTTCGTGGACAGGCAGCCTGTGAGCGAGTCCCCCACTGACCAGGCGGCTGTGGACATGCCACACAGCCCCACCCTCCGGCTAGACAGAAAGCGCAAAGTATCAGGTGATAGCAGCCTCACCGAGACGGCTGTGGAAGAGGTGCCCGAGGACCCTCTGCTAAAAGCCAAGCGGAGACGGGTCTCCAAAG ATGACTGGCCTGAGAGGGAAATGACAAACAGTTCCTCTAACCACTTAGAAGACCCACATTATAGTGAGCTGACCAACCTGAAGGTGTGCATTGAATTAACAGGGCTCCATCCTAAAAAGCAACGCCACTTGCTGCACCTTAGAGAGCGCTGGGAGCAGCAGGTGTCGGCAGCAGAGAGCAAACCTGGCCGCCAGGGCAGGAAGGAAGTGACCCAGGCGGTTCAGCCTGAGGTCACCGTCCAGGGCAATAACAGCCCCGAAGAGAAACCCGGCAGGAAAAGGGCTGAggccaaaggcaacagaagctgGTCGGAGGAGTCCCTCAAATCCAGTGACAATGAACAAG GCTTGCCTGTGTTCTCCGGCTCTCCGCCCATGAAGAGCCTTTCATCCACCAATGCGAGCGGCAAAAAGCAGACTCAGCCAAGCTGCACGCCAGCCTCGAGGCCGCCTGCCAAAcagcagaaaattaaagaaagccAGAAGACAGATGTGCTGTGCACAGACGAAGAAGAGGATTGCCAGGCTGCCTCCCTGCTGCAGAAATTCACCGACAACAGCGAGAAACCATCCGGGAAGAGACTGTGCAAAACCAAGCATCTGATCCCGCAGGAGCCCAGGCAGGGCTTATCCCTAGCGGGAGACTACTATGTGGAGAACACGGACGGCAAG GTGACCGTCCGGAGGTTCCGGAAGCGGCCTGAGCCCAGTTCCGACTACGATCTGTCACCAGCCAAGCAGGACCAGAAGCCCTTCGACCGTTTGCAACAGTTACTGCCAGCTTCCCAGTCCACGCAGCTGCCGcgctccagctcccctccagagACCACCCAGTCGCGCCCGATGCCTCCAGAAGCTCGGAGACTCATCGTCAATAAGAACGCGGGCGAGACTCTCTTGCAGCGGGCCGCCAGGCTCGGCTACGAG GAGGTGGTCTTGTACTGCCTGGAGAACAAGATCTGTGATGTGAACCATCGAGACAACGCGGGCTACTGTGCCCTGCACGAGGCTTGTGCACGGGGATGGCTCAACATCGTCCGACACCTTCTGGAATACGGCGCGGACGTCAACTGCAGTGCCCAGGATGGAACCAG ACCACTCCATGATGCCGTTGAGAACGATCACTTGGAAATTGTCCGTTTGCTCCTCTCCTATGGTGCTGACCCCACTTTGGCTACGTACTCAGGTAGAACCATCATGAAAATGACCCACAGCGAACTTATGGAAAAGTTTTTAACAG aTTATTTAAATGACCTACAGGGTCGCAGTGACGAAGACTCCAATGGCTCTTGGGAATTCTATGGCAGCTCTGTGTGTG AACCAGATGATGAGAGTGGCTATGATGTTTTAGCGAACCCCCCAGGACCAGAGGAccaggatgatgatgatgaggcCTACAGCGATGTGTTTGAATTTGAGTTTTCGGAAAGCCCCCTCTTACCGTGTTACAACATCCAAGTGTCCGTCGCTCAGGG GCCTCGAAACTGGCTGCTGCTCTCGGACGTGCTCAAGAAGCTGAAAATGTCCTCCCGCATCTTCCGCTGCAATTTCCCCAACGTGGAAGTTGTCACCATCGCTGAGGCCGAATTTTACCGGCAGGTGTCGGCCAGTCTCCTGTTCTCCTGCTCCAAAGACCTGGAGGCCTTTAACCCCGAGAGCAAGGAGCTCTTAGACCTGGTGGAGTTCACCAGCGAGCTGCAGACTCTGCTGGGCTCGTCCATGGAGTGGCTGCACCCGAGCGATGGGGCGTCAGATGAGTACTGGTGA